In one Roseburia intestinalis L1-82 genomic region, the following are encoded:
- the rpsK gene encoding 30S ribosomal protein S11: MAKVTKKVTKKRVKKNVERGQAHIQSSFNNTIVTITDAEGNALSWASAGGLGFRGSKKSTPYAAQMAAETATKAALIHGLKTVDVMVKGPGSGREAAIRALSACGLEVTSIKDVTPVPHNGCRPPKRRRV; this comes from the coding sequence ATGGCTAAAGTTACAAAAAAAGTGACAAAAAAGCGTGTAAAGAAAAACGTTGAACGCGGACAGGCACATATTCAGTCATCTTTTAACAATACAATCGTAACTATCACAGATGCTGAAGGTAATGCTTTATCATGGGCAAGTGCCGGTGGTCTTGGATTTAGAGGTTCAAAGAAATCTACTCCATATGCTGCACAGATGGCAGCTGAGACAGCTACAAAAGCAGCTTTAATCCACGGATTAAAGACCGTAGATGTTATGGTTAAAGGACCGGGTTCAGGAAGAGAAGCAGCGATCCGTGCACTTTCTGCATGTGGTCTTGAGGTTACCAGCATCAAAGACGTAACTCCAGTACCTCACAATGGATGTCGTCCACCAAAACGCAGAAGAGTTTAA
- the infA gene encoding translation initiation factor IF-1, translating into MSKADVIEVEGTVVEKLPNAFFKVELENGHQILATISGKLRMNFIRILPGDKVTIEMSPYDLTKGRIIWRDK; encoded by the coding sequence ATGTCAAAAGCAGACGTAATTGAAGTAGAAGGAACCGTTGTTGAGAAACTCCCGAATGCATTTTTCAAGGTGGAGTTAGAGAATGGACATCAGATTTTAGCAACTATCAGCGGAAAACTTCGCATGAACTTTATTCGTATTTTACCGGGTGATAAAGTTACCATCGAGATGTCTCCATATGACCTGACAAAGGGAAGAATCATCTGGAGAGACAAATAA
- the rpmJ gene encoding 50S ribosomal protein L36, with amino-acid sequence MKVRSSVKPICEKCKVIKRKGSIRIICENPKHKQRQG; translated from the coding sequence GTGAAGGTAAGATCATCAGTTAAACCTATTTGCGAAAAATGCAAAGTCATCAAGAGAAAAGGAAGCATCAGAATTATCTGTGAGAATCCGAAACACAAACAGAGACAGGGCTGA
- a CDS encoding KOW domain-containing RNA-binding protein, protein MEFARSKSGHDKNQIYLIKEKDEKFVYLVNGTTRTLDMPKKKNAKHIQIIKNLPIEVTEILEENLSDLTVKRAIKQYCQMNEGRQES, encoded by the coding sequence ATGGAATTTGCAAGATCCAAGTCGGGACACGACAAAAATCAGATTTATCTTATCAAAGAAAAAGATGAAAAATTTGTATATCTGGTAAACGGAACGACCCGTACCCTGGATATGCCAAAGAAAAAAAATGCAAAGCATATTCAGATTATCAAAAATCTACCGATAGAAGTTACGGAGATTTTGGAAGAAAACTTATCAGATCTTACAGTAAAAAGAGCAATCAAACAGTACTGCCAAATGAATGAGGGCAGACAGGAATCATAA
- a CDS encoding adenylate kinase, with protein sequence MKIIMLGAPGAGKGTQAKQIADKYHIPHISTGDIFRANIKNGTELGNKAKQYMDQGLLVPDELTCDLVMDRIKQDDCENGFVLDGFPRTIPQAEALTAALEKINEKMDYAIDVDVPDANIVNRMSGRRACLNCGATYHIVSIPTKVEGICDRCGQPVVLRDDDKPETVQKRLTVYHEQTQPLIDYYKKQSILKTVDGTQPMEKVFADIVAILGE encoded by the coding sequence ATGAAGATTATCATGTTAGGAGCTCCGGGAGCAGGAAAAGGAACACAGGCAAAACAGATTGCTGATAAATATCATATTCCGCATATCTCAACAGGAGATATTTTCCGTGCGAACATCAAAAACGGAACCGAACTTGGAAATAAAGCAAAACAGTATATGGATCAGGGCTTATTAGTGCCGGATGAGCTGACCTGCGATCTTGTTATGGACAGAATCAAACAGGATGACTGTGAGAATGGATTTGTACTTGATGGTTTTCCAAGGACCATTCCACAGGCAGAAGCACTTACAGCTGCACTTGAGAAGATCAATGAAAAAATGGATTATGCGATTGATGTAGATGTACCGGATGCGAACATCGTAAACCGTATGAGCGGAAGACGTGCTTGTTTAAACTGTGGTGCTACATACCACATTGTTTCCATTCCGACAAAGGTGGAGGGAATCTGCGACAGATGCGGACAGCCGGTTGTCTTAAGAGATGATGATAAACCGGAGACCGTTCAGAAGAGACTTACCGTATATCATGAGCAGACCCAGCCATTGATCGATTATTACAAAAAACAGAGTATCTTAAAAACAGTTGACGGTACGCAGCCGATGGAAAAGGTATTTGCAGATATCGTTGCGATTTTAGGCGAGTAG
- the map gene encoding type I methionyl aminopeptidase gives MAVTIKSSQEIELMRQAGKILAKVHEGLKKELKPGMSTLDIDRIGEEMIRSFGCEPSFKNYQGYPASVCVSINEEVVHGIPRKDRIIEEGDIVSLDTGVIYKGYQSDAARTHGVGEITEDARLLIERTRQSFFEGMKYAVAGNHLHDISGAIGDYAESFGYGVVRDLCGHGIGTHMHEDPEIPNYRKFRRGIKLRAGMTLAVEPMINLGTERVVWMDDDWTVVTQDMDLSAHYENTILIREGKPEILSLTDSEIAEGIWSNDPIL, from the coding sequence ATGGCTGTAACAATAAAATCTTCCCAGGAAATAGAACTGATGCGCCAGGCAGGAAAAATCCTTGCAAAGGTGCATGAGGGATTAAAAAAAGAATTAAAACCCGGAATGTCGACACTTGATATTGACAGGATTGGGGAGGAAATGATTCGGAGTTTTGGATGCGAACCATCTTTTAAGAATTATCAGGGATATCCGGCATCCGTCTGTGTCTCCATCAATGAAGAAGTTGTACACGGGATTCCGCGCAAAGACAGAATCATTGAAGAGGGAGATATTGTGAGTCTTGATACCGGCGTGATTTATAAGGGGTATCAGTCAGATGCTGCAAGAACACATGGTGTAGGTGAGATTACTGAGGATGCAAGACTTCTGATCGAACGTACCAGACAGAGCTTTTTTGAAGGAATGAAATATGCGGTGGCAGGAAATCATCTGCATGATATTTCCGGTGCAATCGGTGATTATGCCGAGAGTTTTGGCTATGGTGTGGTACGGGATTTATGTGGACACGGAATCGGTACACATATGCATGAGGATCCGGAGATCCCAAATTACCGCAAATTCCGCAGGGGCATTAAGCTGAGAGCCGGAATGACATTAGCGGTGGAACCGATGATAAATTTGGGAACAGAAAGAGTCGTATGGATGGATGATGACTGGACGGTCGTCACACAGGATATGGATCTGTCGGCTCATTATGAAAATACCATCCTGATCCGGGAAGGAAAACCGGAGATATTATCACTTACGGATTCTGAGATCGCCGAAGGAATCTGGAGTAATGATCCAATTCTGTAA
- the rpsD gene encoding 30S ribosomal protein S4 has product MAVNKVPVLKRCRSLGLEPSYLGYDKKSNRELKRANKKVSEYGLQLREKQKAKFIYGVLEKPFHNYYEKADQMKGMTGTNLMTMLESRLDNVVFRMGFARTRKEARQIVDHKFILVNGKQVNIPSYLVKAGDVIEIKEKNKGLQRMKDIVEVTGGRLVPEWLDVDAEKLQGTVKELPSREQIDVPVDEMLIVELYSK; this is encoded by the coding sequence ATGGCAGTAAATAAAGTTCCTGTTCTGAAAAGATGTAGATCACTTGGTTTAGAGCCAAGTTACCTTGGATATGATAAAAAATCCAACAGAGAGTTAAAGAGAGCAAATAAGAAAGTTTCCGAGTACGGACTTCAGTTAAGAGAAAAACAGAAAGCTAAATTCATCTATGGTGTTCTGGAAAAACCTTTCCACAACTACTATGAGAAAGCTGATCAGATGAAGGGCATGACTGGTACAAACTTAATGACCATGTTAGAGTCCAGATTAGATAACGTAGTATTCCGTATGGGATTCGCTAGAACAAGAAAAGAAGCAAGACAGATCGTTGACCACAAGTTCATCTTAGTAAATGGCAAACAGGTTAACATTCCTTCTTACTTAGTAAAAGCTGGCGATGTTATCGAGATCAAAGAGAAGAACAAAGGTCTTCAGAGAATGAAAGACATCGTTGAAGTTACCGGCGGAAGATTAGTTCCGGAGTGGTTAGATGTTGACGCTGAGAAATTACAGGGAACTGTAAAAGAATTACCTTCCAGAGAGCAGATCGACGTTCCTGTTGATGAGATGCTTATCGTCGAGTTATATTCTAAGTAA
- a CDS encoding DNA-directed RNA polymerase subunit alpha produces the protein MFDFQKPKIEIAEISEDKKYGKFVVEPLERGYGTTLGNSLRRIMLSSLPGAAVSQVKIDGVLHEFSSIPGVKEDVTEIIMNIKNLAIRNNSSTNEPKVAYIEFEGEGVVTAADIQVDSDIQILNPDLVIANLNGGPDCKLYMELTITNGRGYVSADKNKTEDIPIGVIAIDSIYTPVERVNLLIENTRVGQITDYDKLTLDVYTNGTLEPDEAVSLAAKVLSEHLSLFIDLSEAAQQADVMIEKEDNAKEKVLEMNIDELELSVRSYNCLKRAGINTVEELTNRTPEDMMKVRNLGRKSLEEVLAKLKELGLQLNQGEE, from the coding sequence GTGTTCGATTTTCAAAAACCAAAAATTGAAATCGCAGAAATTTCAGAAGACAAGAAGTACGGAAAGTTTGTTGTAGAACCTTTGGAAAGAGGCTATGGTACGACACTTGGTAATTCTTTAAGAAGAATCATGCTTTCTTCTTTACCGGGTGCTGCTGTCAGCCAGGTTAAGATCGACGGTGTTTTACATGAATTCAGTTCCATTCCTGGCGTTAAGGAAGATGTAACTGAGATTATTATGAATATCAAAAATCTTGCCATCAGAAATAACAGCTCTACAAATGAACCTAAAGTTGCTTACATTGAATTCGAGGGCGAAGGTGTAGTCACAGCAGCAGATATCCAGGTTGATTCTGATATTCAGATTTTAAATCCGGATCTGGTAATTGCCAATTTAAATGGCGGACCTGACTGCAAGCTTTACATGGAGCTTACCATTACAAACGGCAGAGGCTATGTAAGTGCAGACAAGAATAAGACAGAGGATATTCCGATCGGCGTTATTGCCATCGACTCTATCTATACACCGGTAGAAAGAGTAAATCTTTTGATTGAAAATACCCGTGTTGGTCAGATTACAGACTATGATAAGCTTACTTTGGACGTTTATACAAACGGTACCTTAGAGCCAGATGAGGCTGTCAGCTTAGCTGCTAAGGTTTTAAGCGAGCATTTAAGTCTTTTCATCGATCTTTCCGAAGCTGCTCAGCAGGCTGATGTCATGATCGAGAAAGAGGACAATGCAAAAGAAAAAGTTCTTGAGATGAATATCGATGAACTAGAGCTTTCCGTTCGTTCTTATAACTGTTTGAAGAGAGCCGGCATTAACACAGTCGAAGAACTGACAAACAGAACACCGGAAGATATGATGAAGGTTCGTAACTTAGGACGTAAATCATTAGAAGAAGTTCTCGCCAAATTAAAAGAGTTAGGACTTCAGTTAAACCAGGGAGAG
- the rpsM gene encoding 30S ribosomal protein S13 — protein MARIAGVDLPREKRIEIGLTYIYGIGRTSSSRILAAANVNPDTRVRDLTDDEVKRISAVIDETQLVEGDLRREIAFNIKRLQEIGCYRGIRHRKGLPVRGQKTKTNARTRKGPKRTVANKKK, from the coding sequence ATGGCTCGTATTGCAGGTGTAGATTTACCAAGAGAAAAACGCATCGAAATCGGTTTGACATACATCTACGGAATTGGTAGAACAAGCTCTAGCCGTATCCTTGCAGCAGCAAACGTAAATCCTGATACTCGTGTCAGAGATTTAACAGACGATGAAGTAAAGAGAATCAGCGCAGTAATCGATGAGACTCAGTTAGTAGAAGGTGATTTAAGAAGAGAGATCGCTTTCAACATCAAGAGACTTCAGGAGATCGGATGCTATCGTGGAATCCGTCACAGAAAAGGTCTTCCGGTTCGTGGACAGAAGACAAAGACAAACGCTAGAACACGTAAGGGTCCAAAGCGCACCGTTGCAAATAAGAAAAAATAA